A genomic segment from Deltaproteobacteria bacterium GWC2_65_14 encodes:
- a CDS encoding 2-nitropropane dioxygenase, whose translation MKLPELKIGNLTARLPLLQGGMSVRVSTSSLASAVADCGGVGTIGGSGIPIEELQEDIRKAKRMTRGIVAVNIMFAIRQFMETVKASIEAGVDIIVTGAGFSRDVFKVGKDHNVPIVSIVSSPEFGKLAERCGADAIVVEAKEAGGHLGTDRPLRELFPEIRKVVKKVPLIAAGGITDGFEIAEMIGKYGADGVQMASRFVLTKECDMPDSYKKAYLNATKEDITLLHSPVGLPGRAIRNRFLNRFLEGGSVYDGECKRGCLKSCDHTFCIIDRLEMSCEGETEEGLVFAGENVWKIKDIPSVRELIDRLVAEAESAYVPASA comes from the coding sequence GTGAAGCTTCCTGAGCTCAAGATCGGCAATCTCACGGCGCGGCTTCCGCTGCTCCAGGGGGGGATGTCCGTCCGCGTCTCGACGTCGTCGCTCGCCTCCGCCGTGGCCGACTGCGGCGGCGTGGGGACGATCGGCGGATCGGGCATCCCGATCGAGGAGCTGCAGGAGGATATCCGCAAGGCGAAGCGGATGACCCGGGGGATCGTCGCGGTGAACATCATGTTCGCGATCCGCCAGTTCATGGAGACCGTGAAGGCCTCGATCGAGGCGGGCGTGGACATCATCGTCACCGGCGCCGGCTTCTCCCGCGACGTTTTCAAGGTCGGGAAGGACCACAACGTCCCGATCGTGTCGATCGTCTCCTCCCCCGAGTTCGGGAAGCTGGCCGAGCGGTGCGGCGCGGACGCGATCGTCGTCGAGGCGAAGGAAGCCGGAGGGCACCTGGGGACCGACCGGCCGCTCCGGGAGCTCTTCCCCGAGATCCGCAAGGTGGTCAAAAAGGTCCCCCTGATCGCAGCCGGCGGGATCACCGACGGGTTCGAGATCGCCGAGATGATCGGGAAGTACGGCGCGGACGGCGTCCAGATGGCGAGCCGCTTCGTCCTGACGAAGGAGTGCGACATGCCGGATTCCTACAAGAAGGCCTACCTGAACGCGACGAAGGAGGATATCACCCTGCTCCACTCGCCGGTCGGTCTGCCCGGCCGGGCGATCCGGAACCGCTTCCTGAACCGCTTTCTCGAGGGGGGGAGCGTCTACGACGGGGAGTGCAAGCGGGGCTGCCTGAAGAGCTGCGACCACACCTTCTGCATCATCGACCGGCTGGAAATGTCGTGCGAGGGGGAGACCGAGGAAGGGCTGGTCTTCGCCGGAGAGAACGTCTGGAAGATCAAGGATATCCCTTCCGTGCGGGAGCTGATCGACCGCCTGGTCGCCGAGGCGGAGAGCGCCTACGTCCCGGCGTCCGCCTGA